A window of Streptomyces sp. NBC_00102 contains these coding sequences:
- a CDS encoding carbohydrate ABC transporter permease, protein MTTTAPAGATAPSHPHSSETPPAPRRRRSLTGGGGVFVLPFLAFFGLFLVWPIVQGLWMSLTDASLTLHDPEFVGLANYAEALGDPDVWSSLGNTVFFTLISCVPLVLMALAMALLVHSGLVGQWVWRLAYFAPYLLPVTVVTLIWTWLYQPDIGLGNQLLTSLGFEPVGWLSDESVAMWSVAALTVWWTVGFNFLLYLAALQSLPVTFDEAAALDGAGAWRRLWSVTLPQLRHTTVMVAMLQVLASLKVFDQIYILTKGGPNGSTRPILEYVYDVGFTGYRLGYASAISYVFFALVIVVSVVQLRFFRQEG, encoded by the coding sequence GTGACCACCACCGCACCCGCCGGAGCCACGGCGCCATCCCACCCGCACTCCTCCGAAACACCGCCCGCGCCCCGGCGCCGCCGCTCACTCACCGGCGGCGGAGGCGTGTTCGTCCTGCCCTTCCTGGCGTTCTTCGGACTCTTCCTGGTCTGGCCCATCGTCCAGGGCCTCTGGATGAGCCTCACCGACGCCTCGCTCACCCTGCACGACCCCGAGTTCGTCGGACTCGCCAACTACGCCGAGGCGCTGGGCGACCCCGACGTCTGGAGCAGCCTCGGCAACACCGTCTTCTTCACCCTCATATCCTGCGTACCGCTCGTCCTGATGGCCCTGGCCATGGCCCTGCTCGTGCACAGCGGGCTGGTCGGCCAATGGGTGTGGCGCCTGGCCTACTTCGCCCCCTACCTGCTGCCCGTCACCGTGGTCACGCTCATCTGGACGTGGCTCTACCAGCCCGACATCGGCCTCGGGAACCAGCTGCTGACGTCCCTCGGCTTCGAACCCGTCGGCTGGCTCTCCGACGAGTCGGTGGCCATGTGGTCCGTGGCGGCCCTCACCGTCTGGTGGACGGTGGGCTTCAACTTCCTGCTCTACCTCGCGGCCCTGCAGTCCCTGCCCGTCACCTTCGACGAGGCGGCCGCGCTCGACGGGGCGGGTGCCTGGCGGCGACTGTGGTCCGTCACCCTGCCCCAGCTGCGCCACACCACCGTCATGGTCGCCATGCTCCAAGTGCTCGCCTCGCTCAAGGTGTTCGACCAAATCTACATCCTCACCAAGGGCGGCCCCAACGGCTCGACCCGCCCGATCCTCGAATACGTCTACGACGTCGGCTTCACCGGATACAGGCTCGGCTACGCCTCCGCGATCAGCTACGTCTTCTTCGCGCTCGTCATCGTCGTCTCCGTCGTGCAGCTCCGCTTCTTCCGTCAGGAGGGCTGA
- a CDS encoding DUF2283 domain-containing protein produces the protein MAEVSVTYDKSVGAAYVYFTEPELFVRSVHTYPCDPVAVDGMINLDFDEDGRLIGIEILAASSKMPEYLLKSAERLDAEGD, from the coding sequence GTGGCAGAGGTCAGCGTCACCTACGACAAGTCCGTGGGCGCGGCGTACGTGTACTTCACCGAACCTGAGCTCTTCGTAAGGTCGGTGCACACGTATCCCTGCGACCCGGTGGCCGTCGACGGCATGATCAACCTCGACTTCGACGAGGACGGCCGCCTCATCGGCATCGAGATCCTGGCAGCCAGTTCGAAGATGCCCGAGTACCTCCTCAAGTCCGCGGAGCGGCTGGATGCCGAAGGTGATTGA
- a CDS encoding glycoside hydrolase family 2 protein, translating to MHHPSVPRPEYPRPQFVRRDWLNLNGTWQFETDQGDSGLERGLLGRDLTGEILVPFAPESELSGVGDTDFLEAVWYRRRFTPPAEWAGRRVLLHFGAVDHDTTVWVDGTEVVRHRGGFTPFTADLGELAQAGREVEITVRARDPKAGPQARGKQATQYANHDCNYTRTTGIWQTVWAEPVPETHLRRPRITPDLAGAAFSVELPLSANRPGHRVRAVVSDGAGEVCRAEVRADLDLAPRLHLALPEGRRREWSPEDPFLYDLRLELLDAEDRVVDGVASYAGLRAVSIRGRAVLLNGRPRFQRLVLDQGWYPDGLMTAPSDEALIRDIELAMEAGFNGARLHQKVFEERFLYHADRLGYLVWGEFGDWGCEVGGSSGDNQRPDASYVAQWLEAVERDYSHPSIVGWCPLNETYQKLHDRITQLDDVTRAMFLATKAMDTSRPVIDSSGYSHRVLETDVYDSHTYEQDPAAFRQLVSGLAKGEPFVNTYENGADYSQPYRGQPYFVSEFGGIWWDPEAAAEQSGSDRTVSWGYGDRVRTEEEFHERFAGLTGALLDDPEMFGYCYTQLTDVFQEQNGVYRFDRGTKLDIARVREAQLRPAAFEAPDAG from the coding sequence GTGCACCACCCCTCCGTTCCCCGTCCGGAGTACCCGCGACCGCAGTTCGTCCGCCGCGACTGGCTCAACCTCAACGGGACCTGGCAGTTCGAGACCGACCAGGGCGACAGCGGCCTCGAACGAGGGCTCCTCGGCCGCGACCTCACCGGCGAGATCCTCGTACCCTTCGCCCCCGAGTCCGAGCTCTCGGGCGTCGGTGACACCGACTTCCTGGAGGCCGTCTGGTACCGGCGGCGGTTCACCCCGCCCGCCGAATGGGCCGGCCGCCGCGTGCTGTTGCACTTCGGAGCCGTCGACCACGACACCACCGTCTGGGTGGACGGCACCGAAGTGGTGCGCCACCGGGGCGGATTCACTCCCTTCACCGCAGATCTCGGCGAACTCGCCCAGGCCGGGCGGGAAGTGGAGATCACCGTCCGTGCCCGTGACCCGAAGGCCGGCCCGCAGGCCCGCGGCAAGCAGGCGACCCAATACGCCAACCACGACTGCAACTACACCCGCACCACCGGAATCTGGCAGACCGTCTGGGCGGAGCCCGTCCCCGAGACCCACCTGCGCCGCCCCCGCATCACACCCGACCTGGCCGGCGCCGCCTTCTCCGTCGAACTGCCCCTGTCGGCCAACCGCCCCGGCCACCGGGTACGCGCCGTCGTCAGCGACGGAGCGGGCGAGGTCTGCCGCGCCGAGGTGCGCGCCGACCTGGACCTCGCACCCCGCCTGCACCTCGCCCTCCCGGAGGGACGGCGCCGCGAATGGAGCCCGGAGGACCCGTTCCTCTACGACCTTCGGCTCGAACTCCTCGACGCGGAGGACCGGGTGGTCGACGGCGTCGCGAGCTACGCGGGCCTGCGCGCCGTCTCCATCCGCGGCCGGGCCGTGCTCCTCAACGGCCGCCCCCGCTTCCAGCGTCTCGTCCTCGACCAGGGGTGGTACCCGGACGGCCTGATGACCGCTCCCTCCGACGAGGCGCTGATCCGCGACATCGAACTCGCGATGGAGGCAGGCTTCAACGGGGCCCGACTGCACCAGAAGGTCTTCGAGGAGCGCTTCCTCTACCACGCCGACCGGCTCGGGTACCTCGTCTGGGGCGAGTTCGGCGACTGGGGCTGCGAGGTCGGCGGGTCCTCCGGCGACAACCAGCGACCCGACGCCTCCTACGTCGCCCAGTGGCTCGAAGCCGTGGAACGCGACTACTCCCACCCCTCGATCGTCGGCTGGTGCCCGCTGAACGAGACCTACCAGAAGCTCCACGACCGCATCACCCAACTCGACGACGTGACCCGGGCGATGTTCCTCGCCACCAAGGCGATGGACACCTCGCGGCCCGTGATCGACTCCTCCGGCTACTCCCACCGAGTCCTGGAGACCGACGTCTACGACTCCCACACCTACGAGCAGGACCCCGCCGCCTTCCGGCAGCTCGTTTCCGGACTCGCCAAGGGCGAGCCCTTCGTCAACACGTACGAGAACGGCGCCGACTACTCCCAGCCCTACCGGGGCCAGCCCTACTTCGTCAGCGAGTTCGGCGGGATCTGGTGGGACCCGGAGGCCGCCGCCGAGCAGTCCGGCAGCGACCGCACGGTCTCCTGGGGCTACGGCGACCGGGTGCGTACCGAGGAGGAGTTCCACGAACGCTTCGCCGGCCTCACCGGGGCACTGCTCGACGACCCGGAGATGTTCGGCTACTGCTACACCCAGCTGACCGACGTGTTCCAGGAACAGAACGGCGTCTACCGTTTCGACCGCGGCACCAAGCTCGACATCGCCCGCGTCCGGGAAGCCCAGTTGCGGCCCGCCGCCTTCGAGGCGCCGGACGCCGGCTGA
- a CDS encoding carbohydrate ABC transporter permease has translation MSAVSTPARRPQRPQRPYRPNRPRREESGSLLLLGHGRLPRVLAGTALTVLAVVWLLPFLWAVATSLQSEQDVMKSGLSPFKGAFTLDAYRRILDRGNVPTWAFNSVLIAVLVTVLTVAVSTLAAYGFSRGTFRGRRAFLAVTVAAIMVPPQLLIVPLFEQMTTFHLVDTYAAVILPQVVAPMMVFILKRFFDGIPRELEDAARIDGASELRVFWSIVLPLSRPIVSAVAIFVFIGAWNNFMWPFVVTNDPDLMTLPVGLATVKDAYGIQYAGSMASALLSAAPLIVMFLLFQRRIVNSVATTGLGGG, from the coding sequence ATGTCCGCCGTCTCCACCCCCGCCCGCCGGCCGCAACGACCGCAACGGCCGTACCGTCCGAACCGGCCGCGCCGCGAGGAGTCGGGGTCCCTCCTGCTGCTCGGCCACGGACGGCTGCCCCGCGTCCTCGCCGGGACGGCGCTGACCGTGCTCGCCGTCGTCTGGCTGCTCCCCTTCCTCTGGGCGGTCGCCACCTCGCTGCAGAGCGAGCAGGACGTGATGAAGTCGGGCCTCTCGCCGTTCAAGGGCGCCTTCACGCTCGACGCCTACCGGCGGATTCTGGACCGTGGAAACGTGCCCACCTGGGCCTTCAACAGCGTGCTGATCGCGGTACTGGTCACCGTGCTCACCGTCGCCGTCTCCACGCTCGCCGCGTACGGCTTCTCCCGCGGCACCTTCCGCGGCCGGCGCGCCTTCCTCGCCGTCACGGTCGCCGCGATCATGGTCCCGCCGCAACTGCTCATCGTCCCGCTCTTCGAGCAGATGACGACGTTCCACCTGGTCGACACCTACGCGGCGGTCATCCTGCCGCAGGTGGTCGCCCCGATGATGGTCTTCATCCTCAAGCGCTTCTTCGACGGCATCCCCCGCGAGCTCGAGGACGCGGCCCGCATCGACGGCGCCTCCGAACTCCGGGTGTTCTGGTCGATCGTCCTTCCGCTGTCCCGCCCGATCGTCTCCGCCGTCGCGATCTTCGTTTTCATCGGCGCCTGGAACAACTTCATGTGGCCCTTCGTCGTCACCAACGACCCCGACCTCATGACGCTTCCCGTCGGCCTCGCCACCGTCAAGGACGCCTACGGCATCCAGTACGCCGGGTCCATGGCGTCCGCCCTGCTGTCGGCGGCCCCGCTGATCGTGATGTTCCTCCTCTTCCAGCGGCGCATCGTCAACTCCGTGGCCACCACCGGCCTCGGCGGCGGCTGA
- a CDS encoding RICIN domain-containing protein → MAAAAALSLTPAPAGASAAPAPVLPAPAPPVTSALSGAGPQGASLAATGTPLGSGTGLYPRAIRLEHSGAANGRVLASVVTFDGNNGIGAIHESTDAGATFRQVGRIADPESASGQGLCCSTLFELPQQVGSLSAGTLLWAASAGQDEPDRRMALRVWRSTDVGRTWTYLSSCATATGTGGLWEPEFSVAADGALVCHYADETDPAHDQKLSAARSYDGVHWQDRRDTVASAWEPDRPGMPVVRRLPNGTYLMSYEICNPGGQYQCVVHYRTSPDGWDWGSAGSLGFRPETVDGKYFRAAPTIAWAPAPGGGPNGRLLLVGQQLLNRDGTPAADSGRTILANTENGTGPWYEIEAPVRVAAPTATYCPNYSSPLLPSADGRTVLQIATDWDGSVCRPYVATGPVTGSGDAAGVVDGARYRLVNANSGNCLDVAGDSRAAGGNIQQWTCNGLGPQEWFVRARGGGYFTLTAGNSGYCVDVENGSAAPGANVRQWYCNALAAQDWRLESAGRGYYRLVVKSAGQCLDVAQGSRTAGANVQQWTCNGQQPQLWLLQRV, encoded by the coding sequence GTGGCCGCGGCCGCGGCGCTGAGCCTGACGCCGGCACCGGCGGGCGCGTCGGCCGCGCCCGCACCCGTACTTCCCGCGCCCGCGCCTCCCGTCACCTCCGCACTGTCCGGAGCCGGGCCCCAGGGGGCCTCGCTCGCGGCCACCGGCACACCGCTCGGCAGCGGTACAGGCCTCTATCCCCGTGCCATCCGGCTGGAGCACAGCGGTGCCGCCAACGGCCGGGTGCTCGCGAGCGTCGTGACCTTCGACGGCAACAACGGCATCGGCGCCATCCACGAGAGCACCGACGCCGGAGCCACCTTCCGGCAGGTGGGCAGGATCGCCGACCCGGAGTCGGCGAGCGGGCAGGGCCTGTGCTGCTCGACCCTGTTCGAACTTCCTCAGCAGGTCGGATCGCTGTCCGCGGGCACGTTGCTGTGGGCCGCCTCGGCCGGGCAGGACGAGCCGGACCGGCGCATGGCCCTGCGTGTCTGGCGCAGCACCGACGTGGGCCGCACCTGGACGTACCTCTCCTCCTGTGCCACCGCGACCGGGACCGGCGGGCTGTGGGAGCCGGAGTTCTCGGTGGCCGCCGACGGCGCGCTCGTCTGTCACTACGCGGACGAGACCGATCCGGCCCACGACCAGAAGCTCTCCGCCGCGCGCAGTTACGACGGCGTCCACTGGCAGGACCGCCGCGACACGGTGGCCAGCGCCTGGGAACCGGACCGGCCCGGCATGCCCGTGGTGCGCCGGCTGCCGAACGGCACATACCTGATGAGTTACGAGATCTGCAATCCGGGCGGGCAGTACCAGTGCGTGGTGCACTACCGCACCTCCCCGGACGGCTGGGACTGGGGCTCGGCCGGCTCGCTGGGGTTCCGTCCGGAGACCGTGGACGGCAAGTACTTCCGTGCCGCGCCCACCATCGCCTGGGCACCCGCGCCCGGCGGCGGGCCGAACGGCCGGCTCCTGCTGGTCGGCCAGCAGCTCCTCAACCGTGACGGCACGCCCGCGGCGGACAGCGGGCGCACGATCCTGGCCAACACGGAGAACGGCACCGGTCCGTGGTACGAGATCGAGGCCCCGGTACGGGTCGCGGCGCCGACCGCGACGTACTGCCCGAACTACAGCTCACCGCTGCTGCCCTCCGCCGATGGACGCACGGTGCTGCAGATCGCGACGGACTGGGACGGCTCCGTCTGCCGTCCGTACGTGGCGACCGGCCCGGTCACCGGCAGCGGCGACGCGGCCGGGGTCGTGGACGGGGCGCGGTACCGGCTGGTGAACGCCAACAGCGGGAACTGCCTGGACGTGGCCGGTGACTCGCGCGCCGCCGGCGGCAACATCCAGCAGTGGACCTGCAACGGCCTGGGCCCTCAGGAGTGGTTCGTGCGAGCCCGCGGTGGCGGCTATTTCACGCTCACCGCCGGGAACAGCGGTTACTGCGTGGACGTGGAGAACGGTTCCGCCGCCCCCGGTGCGAACGTCCGTCAGTGGTACTGCAACGCACTGGCGGCGCAGGACTGGCGGCTGGAGAGCGCCGGGCGCGGCTACTACCGCCTCGTGGTGAAGTCCGCCGGGCAGTGCCTGGACGTCGCCCAGGGCTCGCGCACGGCGGGGGCGAACGTCCAGCAGTGGACCTGCAACGGTCAGCAGCCGCAGCTCTGGCTGCTTCAGCGGGTCTGA